A genomic window from Bubalus bubalis isolate 160015118507 breed Murrah chromosome 11, NDDB_SH_1, whole genome shotgun sequence includes:
- the IRF9 gene encoding interferon regulatory factor 9 isoform X2: MASGRTRCTRKLRNWVVEQVESGQFPGVCWEDAAKTMFRIPWKHAGKQDFREDQDAAFFKAWAIYKGKYREGSSEGPAIWKTRLRCALNKSCEFEEVPEIGHRDGAEPYKVYRLLPPGTVPAQSGTQKLPSKRPHSSASSEKKEEEVTAKNCILSPSLLQEPPQKEMVETNGGAGRLDFGSTGSSSSSSSGSSSSSSNSPEPQEGRDTAEALFQGELLSLELLPPPDSDYSLLLTFIYNGRVVGEAQVQSLDCRLVAEPSSSQCSMEQVIFPKPDPREPAHRLLNQLQRGVLLASNSRGLFVQRLCPIPISWNAPQMPPGPGPHLLPTNECVELFRTSYFCRDLARYFQGLGPPPQFQVTLNFWEENPDPSHTSQSLIAVQMEQAFARRMLKETPEEQAATLSLLQSLQDPVPPLLSIPPVFFETASASLLSTCLPQ; this comes from the exons ATGGCATCAGGCAGGACGCGCTGCACCCGAAAGCTCCGGAACTGGGTGGTGGAGCAAGTGGAGAGCGGGCAGTTCCCAGGAGTGTGCTGGGAGGATGCGGCCAAGACCATGTTCCGGATCCCCTGGAAGCACGCAGGCAAGCAGGACTTCCGGGAGGACCAGGATGCCGCCTTCTTCAAG GCCTGGGCGATATACAAGGGGAAGTACAGGGAGGGGAGCTCGGAAGGCCCTGCCATCTGGAAGACTCGTTTGCGCTGTGCTCTCAACAAAAGTTGTGAATTTGAGGAGGTTCCTGAGATCGGCCACAGGGATGGCGCTGAGCCCTACAAGGTGTACCGGCTGCTGCCACCAGGAACTGTCCCCG CTCAATCAGGGACCCAGAAATTACCATCAAAGCGACCCCACAGTTCTGCATCCtctgagaagaaagaggaagaagttaCCGCAAAGAACTGCATACTCAGCCCCTCGTTGCTCCAGGAGCCCCCTCAGAAG GAGATGGTGGAGACCAATGGGGGAGCTGGCCGTTTAGACTTCGGGAGCACCggaagcagcagtagcagcagcagcggaagcagcagcagcagcagcaacagccctgAGCCTCAGGAAG GTAGGGACACAGCTGAGGCTCTTTTCCAGGGAGAATTGCTGTCCCTGGAGCTTCTGCCCCCTCCAGATTCAG ACTACTCTCTGCTGCTCACCTTCATCTACAACGGGCGTGTGGTGGGTGAGGCCCAGGTGCAGAGCCTGGACTGCCGCCTCGTGGCTGAGCCCTCAAGCTCCCAGTGCAGCATGGAGCAGGTGATCTTTCCCAAACCCGACCCACGTGAGCCCGCCCACCGTCTGCTGAACCAGCTCCAGAGAGGGGTCCTGCTGGCCAGCAACTCCCGGGGCCTCTTTGTGCAGCGCCTCTGCCCCATTCCCATCTCCTGGAACGCGCCCCAGATGCCACCTGGCCCGGGTCCGCACCTGCTGCCCACCAACGAGTGCGTGGAGCTCTTCAGAACCAGCTACTTCTGCAGAG ACTTGGCCAGGTACTTCCAGGGCCTGGGACCCCCACCCCAGTTTCAAGTGACACTGAATTTCTGGGAGGAGAACCCTGACCCCAGCCACACCTCACAGAGTCTGATTGCGGTGCAG ATGGAGCAGGCCTTTGCCCGACGTATGCTGAAGGAGACCCCAGAGGAGCAGGCAGCCACCCTGTCTCTGCTGCAGAGCCTGCAGGACCCGGTGCCTCCTCTCCTCTCTATCCCGCCCGTCTTCTTTGAGACAGCCTCAGCCTCCTTGCTGTCAACCTGCCTCCCACAGTGA
- the IRF9 gene encoding interferon regulatory factor 9 isoform X3, producing MPRISLQTSQLGMLKRKYFWMASGRTRCTRKLRNWVVEQVESGQFPGVCWEDAAKTMFRIPWKHAGKQDFREDQDAAFFKAWAIYKGKYREGSSEGPAIWKTRLRCALNKSCEFEEVPEIGHRDGAEPYKVYRLLPPGTVPAQSGTQKLPSKRPHSSASSEKKEEEVTAKNCILSPSLLQEPPQKEMVETNGGAGRLDFGSTGSSSSSSSGSSSSSSNSPEPQEDYSLLLTFIYNGRVVGEAQVQSLDCRLVAEPSSSQCSMEQVIFPKPDPREPAHRLLNQLQRGVLLASNSRGLFVQRLCPIPISWNAPQMPPGPGPHLLPTNECVELFRTSYFCRDLARYFQGLGPPPQFQVTLNFWEENPDPSHTSQSLIAVQMEQAFARRMLKETPEEQAATLSLLQSLQDPVPPLLSIPPVFFETASASLLSTCLPQ from the exons ATGCCTAGGATTTCCCTCCAGACGTCACAGCTTGGGAtgttaaaaagaaagtatttttg GATGGCATCAGGCAGGACGCGCTGCACCCGAAAGCTCCGGAACTGGGTGGTGGAGCAAGTGGAGAGCGGGCAGTTCCCAGGAGTGTGCTGGGAGGATGCGGCCAAGACCATGTTCCGGATCCCCTGGAAGCACGCAGGCAAGCAGGACTTCCGGGAGGACCAGGATGCCGCCTTCTTCAAG GCCTGGGCGATATACAAGGGGAAGTACAGGGAGGGGAGCTCGGAAGGCCCTGCCATCTGGAAGACTCGTTTGCGCTGTGCTCTCAACAAAAGTTGTGAATTTGAGGAGGTTCCTGAGATCGGCCACAGGGATGGCGCTGAGCCCTACAAGGTGTACCGGCTGCTGCCACCAGGAACTGTCCCCG CTCAATCAGGGACCCAGAAATTACCATCAAAGCGACCCCACAGTTCTGCATCCtctgagaagaaagaggaagaagttaCCGCAAAGAACTGCATACTCAGCCCCTCGTTGCTCCAGGAGCCCCCTCAGAAG GAGATGGTGGAGACCAATGGGGGAGCTGGCCGTTTAGACTTCGGGAGCACCggaagcagcagtagcagcagcagcggaagcagcagcagcagcagcaacagccctgAGCCTCAGGAAG ACTACTCTCTGCTGCTCACCTTCATCTACAACGGGCGTGTGGTGGGTGAGGCCCAGGTGCAGAGCCTGGACTGCCGCCTCGTGGCTGAGCCCTCAAGCTCCCAGTGCAGCATGGAGCAGGTGATCTTTCCCAAACCCGACCCACGTGAGCCCGCCCACCGTCTGCTGAACCAGCTCCAGAGAGGGGTCCTGCTGGCCAGCAACTCCCGGGGCCTCTTTGTGCAGCGCCTCTGCCCCATTCCCATCTCCTGGAACGCGCCCCAGATGCCACCTGGCCCGGGTCCGCACCTGCTGCCCACCAACGAGTGCGTGGAGCTCTTCAGAACCAGCTACTTCTGCAGAG ACTTGGCCAGGTACTTCCAGGGCCTGGGACCCCCACCCCAGTTTCAAGTGACACTGAATTTCTGGGAGGAGAACCCTGACCCCAGCCACACCTCACAGAGTCTGATTGCGGTGCAG ATGGAGCAGGCCTTTGCCCGACGTATGCTGAAGGAGACCCCAGAGGAGCAGGCAGCCACCCTGTCTCTGCTGCAGAGCCTGCAGGACCCGGTGCCTCCTCTCCTCTCTATCCCGCCCGTCTTCTTTGAGACAGCCTCAGCCTCCTTGCTGTCAACCTGCCTCCCACAGTGA
- the IRF9 gene encoding interferon regulatory factor 9 isoform X1, with product MPRISLQTSQLGMLKRKYFWMASGRTRCTRKLRNWVVEQVESGQFPGVCWEDAAKTMFRIPWKHAGKQDFREDQDAAFFKAWAIYKGKYREGSSEGPAIWKTRLRCALNKSCEFEEVPEIGHRDGAEPYKVYRLLPPGTVPAQSGTQKLPSKRPHSSASSEKKEEEVTAKNCILSPSLLQEPPQKEMVETNGGAGRLDFGSTGSSSSSSSGSSSSSSNSPEPQEGRDTAEALFQGELLSLELLPPPDSDYSLLLTFIYNGRVVGEAQVQSLDCRLVAEPSSSQCSMEQVIFPKPDPREPAHRLLNQLQRGVLLASNSRGLFVQRLCPIPISWNAPQMPPGPGPHLLPTNECVELFRTSYFCRDLARYFQGLGPPPQFQVTLNFWEENPDPSHTSQSLIAVQMEQAFARRMLKETPEEQAATLSLLQSLQDPVPPLLSIPPVFFETASASLLSTCLPQ from the exons ATGCCTAGGATTTCCCTCCAGACGTCACAGCTTGGGAtgttaaaaagaaagtatttttg GATGGCATCAGGCAGGACGCGCTGCACCCGAAAGCTCCGGAACTGGGTGGTGGAGCAAGTGGAGAGCGGGCAGTTCCCAGGAGTGTGCTGGGAGGATGCGGCCAAGACCATGTTCCGGATCCCCTGGAAGCACGCAGGCAAGCAGGACTTCCGGGAGGACCAGGATGCCGCCTTCTTCAAG GCCTGGGCGATATACAAGGGGAAGTACAGGGAGGGGAGCTCGGAAGGCCCTGCCATCTGGAAGACTCGTTTGCGCTGTGCTCTCAACAAAAGTTGTGAATTTGAGGAGGTTCCTGAGATCGGCCACAGGGATGGCGCTGAGCCCTACAAGGTGTACCGGCTGCTGCCACCAGGAACTGTCCCCG CTCAATCAGGGACCCAGAAATTACCATCAAAGCGACCCCACAGTTCTGCATCCtctgagaagaaagaggaagaagttaCCGCAAAGAACTGCATACTCAGCCCCTCGTTGCTCCAGGAGCCCCCTCAGAAG GAGATGGTGGAGACCAATGGGGGAGCTGGCCGTTTAGACTTCGGGAGCACCggaagcagcagtagcagcagcagcggaagcagcagcagcagcagcaacagccctgAGCCTCAGGAAG GTAGGGACACAGCTGAGGCTCTTTTCCAGGGAGAATTGCTGTCCCTGGAGCTTCTGCCCCCTCCAGATTCAG ACTACTCTCTGCTGCTCACCTTCATCTACAACGGGCGTGTGGTGGGTGAGGCCCAGGTGCAGAGCCTGGACTGCCGCCTCGTGGCTGAGCCCTCAAGCTCCCAGTGCAGCATGGAGCAGGTGATCTTTCCCAAACCCGACCCACGTGAGCCCGCCCACCGTCTGCTGAACCAGCTCCAGAGAGGGGTCCTGCTGGCCAGCAACTCCCGGGGCCTCTTTGTGCAGCGCCTCTGCCCCATTCCCATCTCCTGGAACGCGCCCCAGATGCCACCTGGCCCGGGTCCGCACCTGCTGCCCACCAACGAGTGCGTGGAGCTCTTCAGAACCAGCTACTTCTGCAGAG ACTTGGCCAGGTACTTCCAGGGCCTGGGACCCCCACCCCAGTTTCAAGTGACACTGAATTTCTGGGAGGAGAACCCTGACCCCAGCCACACCTCACAGAGTCTGATTGCGGTGCAG ATGGAGCAGGCCTTTGCCCGACGTATGCTGAAGGAGACCCCAGAGGAGCAGGCAGCCACCCTGTCTCTGCTGCAGAGCCTGCAGGACCCGGTGCCTCCTCTCCTCTCTATCCCGCCCGTCTTCTTTGAGACAGCCTCAGCCTCCTTGCTGTCAACCTGCCTCCCACAGTGA
- the IRF9 gene encoding interferon regulatory factor 9 isoform X4 yields MRPRPCSGSPGSTQAWAIYKGKYREGSSEGPAIWKTRLRCALNKSCEFEEVPEIGHRDGAEPYKVYRLLPPGTVPAQSGTQKLPSKRPHSSASSEKKEEEVTAKNCILSPSLLQEPPQKEMVETNGGAGRLDFGSTGSSSSSSSGSSSSSSNSPEPQEGRDTAEALFQGELLSLELLPPPDSDYSLLLTFIYNGRVVGEAQVQSLDCRLVAEPSSSQCSMEQVIFPKPDPREPAHRLLNQLQRGVLLASNSRGLFVQRLCPIPISWNAPQMPPGPGPHLLPTNECVELFRTSYFCRDLARYFQGLGPPPQFQVTLNFWEENPDPSHTSQSLIAVQMEQAFARRMLKETPEEQAATLSLLQSLQDPVPPLLSIPPVFFETASASLLSTCLPQ; encoded by the exons ATGCGGCCAAGACCATGTTCCGGATCCCCTGGAAGCACGCAG GCCTGGGCGATATACAAGGGGAAGTACAGGGAGGGGAGCTCGGAAGGCCCTGCCATCTGGAAGACTCGTTTGCGCTGTGCTCTCAACAAAAGTTGTGAATTTGAGGAGGTTCCTGAGATCGGCCACAGGGATGGCGCTGAGCCCTACAAGGTGTACCGGCTGCTGCCACCAGGAACTGTCCCCG CTCAATCAGGGACCCAGAAATTACCATCAAAGCGACCCCACAGTTCTGCATCCtctgagaagaaagaggaagaagttaCCGCAAAGAACTGCATACTCAGCCCCTCGTTGCTCCAGGAGCCCCCTCAGAAG GAGATGGTGGAGACCAATGGGGGAGCTGGCCGTTTAGACTTCGGGAGCACCggaagcagcagtagcagcagcagcggaagcagcagcagcagcagcaacagccctgAGCCTCAGGAAG GTAGGGACACAGCTGAGGCTCTTTTCCAGGGAGAATTGCTGTCCCTGGAGCTTCTGCCCCCTCCAGATTCAG ACTACTCTCTGCTGCTCACCTTCATCTACAACGGGCGTGTGGTGGGTGAGGCCCAGGTGCAGAGCCTGGACTGCCGCCTCGTGGCTGAGCCCTCAAGCTCCCAGTGCAGCATGGAGCAGGTGATCTTTCCCAAACCCGACCCACGTGAGCCCGCCCACCGTCTGCTGAACCAGCTCCAGAGAGGGGTCCTGCTGGCCAGCAACTCCCGGGGCCTCTTTGTGCAGCGCCTCTGCCCCATTCCCATCTCCTGGAACGCGCCCCAGATGCCACCTGGCCCGGGTCCGCACCTGCTGCCCACCAACGAGTGCGTGGAGCTCTTCAGAACCAGCTACTTCTGCAGAG ACTTGGCCAGGTACTTCCAGGGCCTGGGACCCCCACCCCAGTTTCAAGTGACACTGAATTTCTGGGAGGAGAACCCTGACCCCAGCCACACCTCACAGAGTCTGATTGCGGTGCAG ATGGAGCAGGCCTTTGCCCGACGTATGCTGAAGGAGACCCCAGAGGAGCAGGCAGCCACCCTGTCTCTGCTGCAGAGCCTGCAGGACCCGGTGCCTCCTCTCCTCTCTATCCCGCCCGTCTTCTTTGAGACAGCCTCAGCCTCCTTGCTGTCAACCTGCCTCCCACAGTGA